Genomic window (Culex pipiens pallens isolate TS chromosome 3, TS_CPP_V2, whole genome shotgun sequence):
cttaactttctcgttgggagcagatgggaatcgaacccagaaccattcgcttacaaagcgaacaccgtaaccagtcagccacggccgctcgaTTTAGTTAAGTTGCACcccaattcttaaaatttattctagttttcgaaattttccgcTTGACTaggcagtgttggcaaaaagtatgatttttactGAGCATTCCGAAATGTCTCTGTAAacgctctgtaacttttgttagaagcaacttagcaccatactgtcttcggGAGAGTTGTTAAGGAGGGTTTCCTATTCCACCCTAATGGCTCAGTCACGAAGAATTGAAGACCCAACTTCTTTTCAATTGTATACAACACCAATCAAAACacaatcaaatttcaatttgaaactatattttcaaaaatttgttctaattcTTTGGTTCCGAGATCAGTTCACCGTCCTAGTAGTGCTGCTTGATGTTGGCGTAGCTCTCGCCATGGGGATGATGGGCATGACCCACTCGCTGGACATGGGGCTGGAATCCGGTCTTGTGGTCCGAGCTGTAGTCCACAATGCGGTGGGTTCCGTCGGCCTCATCCAGGGTGTACTGTCCCTTGACGTGGTCACCATCACGGTGCTCCCAGGCGCTCTTGTGGTCGTGGGTGTGTCCGTCCTTAACACCGTACTCGAACTTGTAGCTGGGGTGGCTGTGGTAGTCCTCGTAGGCCAGGGCGGCAACGGCCAGGCAGGCAACCAGGGCGATGATCTGGATTAGTGGGACAAAATTGGGGAATGTTTAGTGATGATGACTAATTGTACCA
Coding sequences:
- the LOC120421644 gene encoding cuticle protein 19-like, with product MFKIIALVACLAVAALAYEDYHSHPSYKFEYGVKDGHTHDHKSAWEHRDGDHVKGQYTLDEADGTHRIVDYSSDHKTGFQPHVQRVGHAHHPHGESYANIKQHY